The Mangifera indica cultivar Alphonso chromosome 8, CATAS_Mindica_2.1, whole genome shotgun sequence genome has a window encoding:
- the LOC123222471 gene encoding protein ARV 1-like isoform X4 yields the protein MEYRCVKCGFRIKTLFVQYSPGNIRLMKCENCRAVADEYIECEIMILLIDLILHKPQAYRHLLYNVINPETVNLEGLLWKSTIGFVLLDAYRSLLLRRSNEDLSSSMNFNSLVWLCQKMLKDVVFGNIMFLCVFLLASRFCLNMSAGVPRFKDLLLAILISSYFKIFLVAMMIWKFPSSVIFIIDLLVLSSNIVALKGIS from the exons ATGGAGTACAGATGTGTTAAGTGCGGGTTTCGGATCAAAACTCTGTTTGTGCAATATTCACCTGGAAATATTCGACTCATGAAAtgt GAGAACTGCAGAGCAGTTGCTGACGAGTACATTGAATGTGAAATCATG ATccttttgattgatttgattctaCACAAGCCACAAGCTTATAGGCATCTACTCTATAATGTCATCAATCCTGAGACCGTAAATCTTGAG GGTTTATTATGGAAGTCAACTATTGGTTTCGTTCTTCTGGATGCTT ACAGAAGCCTGCTTTTGAGGCGAAGCAATGAAGATCTGTCCTCGTCcatgaattttaattctttagtTTGGCTATGCCAAAAG ATGTTGAAGGATGTTGTGTTCGGAAACATTATGtttctttgtgtttttcttcttgCATCAAGATTTTGCCTAAACATGTCAGCTGGAGTTCCCAG GTTCAAAGACCTTCTTCTTGCAATCCTTATTTCCAGTTACTTCAAGATTTTTCTTGTTGCGATGATG ATATGGAAATTCCCATCTTCTGTGATATTCATCATTGATTTGCTTGTTTTATCATCCAATATAGTGGCTTTAAAAG GAATTAGCTAA
- the LOC123222864 gene encoding B3 domain-containing transcription factor NGA1-like: MMNFLQQEKGYCNNEEDEDEETTRLIRQTSKHLFSSSSSSSFASSTHKTFGPSHQNLWLGSFDSQEEYKSQEATINFDKTLELMDFSLGNNHNNNEEPSTGTGTGTAGGESSSRSIEKEHMFDKVVTPSDVGKLNRLVIPKQHAEKYFPLDSSSNEKGLLLNFEDRNGKAWRFRYSYWNSSQSYVMTKGWSRFVKEKKLDAGDIVSFQRGVGELGKDRLYIDWRRRPDAPDLTSIAQTHLQNQLNFQQSIRWGRLYSLPQSLSIPRNYEQWQRPNYSNIYPSYYDHQHQQQHQMISYENASHYNYPIRSSSSTHQIGAVQEGGNGLLLLDSVPVVHANTAAKRLRLFGVNMECSTQEESSPAIVHAPISSVSYLPPLQQRLPNNASFSTTQSKGKSSLSFDLDL; encoded by the coding sequence ATGATGAACTTTTTGCAACAAGAAAAAGGGTATTGTaataatgaagaagatgaagatgaagagacaACAAGATTGATAAGACAAACCAGTAAgcatcttttttcttcttcttcctcctcatcttttgcttcttccacGCACAAAACTTTTGGTCCTTCTCACCAAAACCTATGGTTGGGGAGCTTTGATTCTCAAGAAGAGTACAAAAGCCAAGAAGCAACAATCAATTTTGACAAGACGCTTGAGCTGATGGACTTCTCACTGGGAaacaatcataataataatgaagAACCCAGTACTGGTACTGGTACAGGTACTGCTGGTGGTGAAAGTAGTAGTAGGTCTATCGAGAAAGAACACATGTTTGATAAAGTTGTAACACCAAGTGATGTAGGCAAGCTGAATCGTCTTGTAATTCCAAAACAACATGCCGAAAAGTACTTTCCACTTGACTCTTCATCAAATGAAAAAGGGCTTCTCTTGAATTTCGAGGATCGGAATGGGAAAGCATGGCGTTTCCGATATTCTTATTGGAATAGTAGCCAGAGCTATGTGATGACCAAAGGATGGAGCCGTTTTGTGAAGGAGAAGAAGCTTGATGCTGGTGACATCGTTTCGTTTCAGAGAGGTGTGGGTGAGTTAGGCAAAGACCGTTTATACATTGATTGGAGGCGAAGGCCTGATGCTCCAGATCTCACATCTATTGCACAAACACACCTCCAAAATCAGCTAAACTTTCAACAGTCAATCCGGTGGGGTAGACTCTACTCTCTTCCCCAATCTCTCTCCATTCCAAGAAACTATGAGCAATGGCAACGTCcaaattatagtaatatttatcCTTCTTATTATGatcatcaacatcaacaacaacatcagATGATTTCTTATGAAAATGCTTCACACTATAATTACCCAATAAGGTCATcatcctcaacacatcaaattGGGGCAGTGCAAGAGGGAGGGAATGGCCTGCTCTTGCTTGATTCTGTGCCTGTTGTTCATGCTAACACTGCTGCTAAAAGACTTCGGCTGTTCGGTGTAAACATGGAGTGCTCCACGCAAGAAGAGTCTTCACCCGCTATAGTTCATGCCCCAATCAGTTCAGTCTCTTACCTTCCTCCTCTCCAACAAAGGCTACCTAATAATGCCTCATTCTCCACAACGCAATCTAAAGGAAAATCTTCCTTGTCTTTTGATTTGGATCTCTAa
- the LOC123222471 gene encoding protein ARV 2-like isoform X1 — MEYRCVKCGFRIKTLFVQYSPGNIRLMKCENCRAVADEYIECEIMILLIDLILHKPQAYRHLLYNVINPETVNLEGLLWKSTIGFVLLDAYRSLLLRRSNEDLSSSMNFNSLVWLCQKMLKDVVFGNIMFLCVFLLASRFCLNMSAGVPRFKDLLLAILISSYFKIFLVAMMIWKFPSSVIFIIDLLVLSSNIVALKVITKSAMNRIVGTCFVAHAVRFFVIEGLSLRSFR; from the exons ATGGAGTACAGATGTGTTAAGTGCGGGTTTCGGATCAAAACTCTGTTTGTGCAATATTCACCTGGAAATATTCGACTCATGAAAtgt GAGAACTGCAGAGCAGTTGCTGACGAGTACATTGAATGTGAAATCATG ATccttttgattgatttgattctaCACAAGCCACAAGCTTATAGGCATCTACTCTATAATGTCATCAATCCTGAGACCGTAAATCTTGAG GGTTTATTATGGAAGTCAACTATTGGTTTCGTTCTTCTGGATGCTT ACAGAAGCCTGCTTTTGAGGCGAAGCAATGAAGATCTGTCCTCGTCcatgaattttaattctttagtTTGGCTATGCCAAAAG ATGTTGAAGGATGTTGTGTTCGGAAACATTATGtttctttgtgtttttcttcttgCATCAAGATTTTGCCTAAACATGTCAGCTGGAGTTCCCAG GTTCAAAGACCTTCTTCTTGCAATCCTTATTTCCAGTTACTTCAAGATTTTTCTTGTTGCGATGATG ATATGGAAATTCCCATCTTCTGTGATATTCATCATTGATTTGCTTGTTTTATCATCCAATATAGTGGCTTTAAAAG TGATCACAAAGTCAGCTATGAACAGAATTGTAGGGACCTGCTTTGTTGCTCATGCTGTAAGGTTCTTTGTAATTGAAGGGCTCAGTTTAAGATCTTTTAGATAA
- the LOC123222323 gene encoding NAC domain-containing protein 91-like: MDYFNGMGYRFHPTEDEIIHHFLESKMRDGTDFSAVIKEVDICSFEPWQLPEHSPLSSDDQQWYFFSAIAYKYAKSKRIERTTRAGSWKVTGKDREIYDENTGQLIGKRKALVFYQGHGSNAVKTCWAMHEFHSETARYYQKPFVLCRLKRKSDDTEDDQPSSRWASTSRN; the protein is encoded by the exons ATGGACTACTTCAATGGCATGGGATACAGATTCCATCCCACAGAAGACGAAATCATCCACCATTTTCTTGAATCAAAGATGAGGGATGGCACTGATTTTTCTGCTGTTATTAAGGAAGTCGATATTTGCAGTTTTGAACCTTGGCAATTGCCTG AGCATTCACCGCTTTCCTCGGATGATCAACAGTGGTACTTTTTCAGTGCAATTGCTTATAAGTATGCCAAGAGTAAACGAATTGAAAGAACAACTAGGGCTGGATCTTGGAAAGTCACAGGTAAAGATCGTGAAATCTACGATGAAAACACTGGGCAACTCATTGGTAAAAGAAAAGCTTTGGTTTTTTACCAAGGTCACGGCTCTAATGCCGTAAAGACTTGTTGGGCGATGCATGAATTTCATTCCGAGACTGCTCGTTATTATCAG AAGCCTTTTGTTCTTTGTCGATTGAAAAGAAAATCAGATGATACTGAAGATGATCAACCCAGTTCTCGTTGGGCTTCTACTTCCAGAAATTAA
- the LOC123223349 gene encoding NAC domain-containing protein 60-like: protein MSNIDVQLLGYRFKPTDEEIISYYLERKMAGLHFPHNVVNQVDICNFEPWELPRLSALLDDKEWHFFSKPCKYGNGKGIKRTTQAGYWKVTCSDRCVWDDSEENEIGKKTTLVFYIGRGSKAVKTNWMIHEYHSYNASSYQNAFVFCRLTGQLDDDGSNSHS from the exons ATGAGCAATATTGATGTTCAATTGCTGGGATACAGATTCAAACCAACTGATGAAGAAATCATCTCTTATTATCTGGAAAGAAAGATGGCTGGCCTTCATTTCCCGCACAACGTAGTTAACCAAGTTGATATTTGCAACTTCGAACCTTGGGAATTGCCTA GGCTTTCAGCGCTGTTAGATGATAAAGAGTGGCACTTTTTCAGTAAACCTTGCAAGTATGGAAACGGTAAAGGGATAAAAAGAACGACACAGGCTGGTTACTGGAAAGTGACATGTAGTGATCGTTGTGTTTGGGACGACAGCGAAGAGAATGAGATTGGGAAGAAAACGACCTTGGTTTTCTACATAGGCCGCGGTTCTAAAGCGGTGAAGACCAACTGGATGATACACGAATACCATTCCTACAACGCCTCTTCTTATCAG AATGCATTTGTTTTCTGTCGCCTTACAGGACAATTAGACGATGATGGGTCAAATAGCCACAGTTGA
- the LOC123223351 gene encoding NAC domain-containing protein 60-like, whose amino-acid sequence MSNIDVQLLGYRFKPTDEEIISYYLERKMAGLHFPHNVVNQVDICNFEPWELPRLSALLDDKEWHFFSKPCKYGNGKGIKRTTQAGYWKVTCSDRCVWDDSEENEIGKKTTLVFYIGRGSKAVKTNWMIHEYHSYNASSYQNAFVFCRLTGQLDDDGSNSHS is encoded by the exons ATGAGCAATATTGATGTTCAATTGCTGGGATACAGATTCAAACCAACTGATGAAGAAATCATCTCTTATTATCTGGAAAGAAAGATGGCTGGCCTTCATTTCCCGCACAACGTAGTTAACCAAGTTGATATTTGCAACTTCGAACCTTGGGAATTGCCTA GGCTTTCAGCGCTGTTAGATGATAAAGAGTGGCACTTTTTCAGTAAACCTTGCAAGTATGGAAACGGTAAAGGGATAAAAAGAACGACACAGGCTGGTTACTGGAAAGTGACATGTAGTGATCGTTGTGTTTGGGACGACAGCGAAGAGAATGAGATAGGGAAGAAAACGACCTTGGTTTTCTACATAGGCCGCGGTTCTAAAGCGGTGAAGACCAACTGGATGATACACGAATACCATTCCTACAACGCCTCTTCTTATCAG AATGCATTTGTTTTCTGTCGCCTTACAGGACAATTAGACGATGATGGGTCAAATAGCCACAGTTGA
- the LOC123223352 gene encoding NAC domain-containing protein 91-like: MDNFNSMGYRFHLTDQEIIHHFLEAKIRDGADFSAVMKEVKFCNFEPWQLPEHSPLPSDNQEWYFFSKIVYKHSRSSSKRIDRTTREGSWKVTGQDREIYDENSGQLIGKRKTLVFYQGHGSNAVKTCWVTHEFHSEIASSDQEPFVLCRLKRKSDDEPSSRSASSS, encoded by the exons ATGGACAACTTTAATAGCATGGGATACAGATTCCATCTCACTGACCAAGAAATCATCCATCATTTTCTTGAAGCAAAGATAAGGGATGGAGCCGATTTCTCTGCAGTAATGAAGGAAGTCAAATTTTGCAATTTTGAACCATGGCAATTGCCTG AGCATTCACCACTGCCCTCAGACAATCAAGAGTGGTACTTTTTCAGTAAAATCGTTTATAAACACTCCAGGAGCAGTAGTAAAAGAATTGACAGAACAACTAGGGAAGGATCTTGGAAAGTTACAGGTCAAGATCGTGAGATCTACGATGAAAACAGTGGCCAACTGATTGGGAAAAGAAAAACCTTGGTTTTCTACCAAGGCCACGGCTCTAATGCCGTCAAGACTTGTTGGGTGACGCATGAATTTCATTCCGAGATTGCTTCTTCTGATCAG GAGCCTTTTGTTCTTTGTCgcttaaaaagaaaatcagatGATGAACCAAGTTCCCGTTCGGCTTCTTCTTCATGA
- the LOC123222471 gene encoding protein ARV 1-like isoform X3, giving the protein MEYRCVKCGFRIKTLFVQYSPGNIRLMKCENCRAVADEYIECEIMILLIDLILHKPQAYRHLLYNVINPETVNLEGLLWKSTIGFVLLDAYRSLLLRRSNEDLSSSMNFNSLVWLCQKMLKDVVFGNIMFLCVFLLASRFCLNMSAGVPRFKDLLLAILISSYFKIFLVAMMIWKFPSSVIFIIDLLVLSSNIVALKVSDHKVSYEQNCRDLLCCSCCKVLCN; this is encoded by the exons ATGGAGTACAGATGTGTTAAGTGCGGGTTTCGGATCAAAACTCTGTTTGTGCAATATTCACCTGGAAATATTCGACTCATGAAAtgt GAGAACTGCAGAGCAGTTGCTGACGAGTACATTGAATGTGAAATCATG ATccttttgattgatttgattctaCACAAGCCACAAGCTTATAGGCATCTACTCTATAATGTCATCAATCCTGAGACCGTAAATCTTGAG GGTTTATTATGGAAGTCAACTATTGGTTTCGTTCTTCTGGATGCTT ACAGAAGCCTGCTTTTGAGGCGAAGCAATGAAGATCTGTCCTCGTCcatgaattttaattctttagtTTGGCTATGCCAAAAG ATGTTGAAGGATGTTGTGTTCGGAAACATTATGtttctttgtgtttttcttcttgCATCAAGATTTTGCCTAAACATGTCAGCTGGAGTTCCCAG GTTCAAAGACCTTCTTCTTGCAATCCTTATTTCCAGTTACTTCAAGATTTTTCTTGTTGCGATGATG ATATGGAAATTCCCATCTTCTGTGATATTCATCATTGATTTGCTTGTTTTATCATCCAATATAGTGGCTTTAAAAG TCAGTGATCACAAAGTCAGCTATGAACAGAATTGTAGGGACCTGCTTTGTTGCTCATGCTGTAAGGTTCTTTGTAATTGA
- the LOC123223348 gene encoding NAC domain-containing protein 91-like, whose protein sequence is MGYRFHLTDQEIIHHFLEAKIRDGADFSAVMKEVKFCNFEPWQLPEHSPLPSDNQEWYFFSKIVYKHSRSSSKRIDRTTREGSWKVTGQDREIYDENSGQLIGKRKTLVFYQGHGSNAVKTCWVTHEFHSEIASSDQEPFVLCRLKRKSDDEPSSRSASSSRN, encoded by the exons ATGGGATACAGATTCCATCTCACTGACCAAGAAATCATCCATCATTTTCTTGAAGCAAAGATAAGGGATGGCGCCGATTTCTCTGCAGTAATGAAGGAAGTCAAATTTTGCAATTTTGAACCATGGCAATTGCCTG AGCATTCACCACTGCCCTCAGACAATCAAGAGTGGTACTTTTTCAGTAAAATCGTTTATAAACACTCCAGGAGCAGTAGTAAAAGAATTGACCGAACAACTAGGGAAGGATCTTGGAAAGTTACAGGTCAAGATCGTGAGATCTACGATGAAAACAGTGGCCAACTGATTGGGAAAAGAAAAACCTTGGTTTTCTACCAAGGCCACGGCTCTAATGCCGTCAAGACTTGTTGGGTGACCCATGAATTTCATTCCGAGATTGCTTCTTCTGATCAG GAGCCTTTTGTTCTTTGTCGCCTAAAAAGAAAATCAGATGATGAACCAAGTTCCCGTTCGGCTTCGTCTTCACgaaattaa
- the LOC123222471 gene encoding protein ARV 2-like isoform X2 — MEYRCVKCGFRIKTLFVQYSPGNIRLMKCENCRAVADEYIECEIILLIDLILHKPQAYRHLLYNVINPETVNLEGLLWKSTIGFVLLDAYRSLLLRRSNEDLSSSMNFNSLVWLCQKMLKDVVFGNIMFLCVFLLASRFCLNMSAGVPRFKDLLLAILISSYFKIFLVAMMIWKFPSSVIFIIDLLVLSSNIVALKVITKSAMNRIVGTCFVAHAVRFFVIEGLSLRSFR, encoded by the exons ATGGAGTACAGATGTGTTAAGTGCGGGTTTCGGATCAAAACTCTGTTTGTGCAATATTCACCTGGAAATATTCGACTCATGAAAtgt GAGAACTGCAGAGCAGTTGCTGACGAGTACATTGAATGTGAAATC ATccttttgattgatttgattctaCACAAGCCACAAGCTTATAGGCATCTACTCTATAATGTCATCAATCCTGAGACCGTAAATCTTGAG GGTTTATTATGGAAGTCAACTATTGGTTTCGTTCTTCTGGATGCTT ACAGAAGCCTGCTTTTGAGGCGAAGCAATGAAGATCTGTCCTCGTCcatgaattttaattctttagtTTGGCTATGCCAAAAG ATGTTGAAGGATGTTGTGTTCGGAAACATTATGtttctttgtgtttttcttcttgCATCAAGATTTTGCCTAAACATGTCAGCTGGAGTTCCCAG GTTCAAAGACCTTCTTCTTGCAATCCTTATTTCCAGTTACTTCAAGATTTTTCTTGTTGCGATGATG ATATGGAAATTCCCATCTTCTGTGATATTCATCATTGATTTGCTTGTTTTATCATCCAATATAGTGGCTTTAAAAG TGATCACAAAGTCAGCTATGAACAGAATTGTAGGGACCTGCTTTGTTGCTCATGCTGTAAGGTTCTTTGTAATTGAAGGGCTCAGTTTAAGATCTTTTAGATAA
- the LOC123223347 gene encoding putative NAC domain-containing protein 94 — MSNINVQLLGYRFKPTDEEIISYYLEKKMARFHFPHNVVNEVEICNFEPWELPKLSALSDDEEWYFFSKPCKYGNGKGIKRKTPAGHWKVTCSDRCVWDDSEENEIGKKTTLVFYKGRGSKAVKTDWMIHEYHSNRAYSYQNAFVFCRLTGQLDDDGSNSHS, encoded by the exons ATGAGCAATATTAATGTTCAATTGCTGGGATACAGATTCAAACCAACAGATGAAGAAATCATCTCTTACTATCTGGAAAAAAAGATGGCTCGCTTTCATTTCCCTCACAACGTAGTAAACGAAGTTGAAATTTGCAACTTCGAACCTTGGGAATTGCCTA AGCTTTCAGCGCTGTCAGATGATGAAGAGTGGTACTTTTTCAGTAAACCTTGCAAGTATGGAAACGGAAAAGGGATAAAAAGAAAGACACCGGCTGGACACTGGAAAGTGACGTGTAGTGATCGTTGTGTTTGGGACGACAGCGAAGAGAATGAGATTGGGAAGAAAACGACTTTGGTTTTCTACAAAGGCCGTGGTTCGAAAGCGGTGAAGACCGACTGGATGATACATGAATACCATTCCAACAGAGCCTATTCTTACCAg AATGCATTTGTTTTCTGTCGCCTTACAGGACAATTAGATGATGATGGGTCAAACAGCCACAGTTGA